GTTTTAGAATTTCAGCAGATTGTTCAAGAGCCCTTGAAAGTTGCCGATCAACTGGGGAAAGTTGGCTTGGAGATTACTTCAAAAGGCGGCGGAATGCGGGGCCAGGCTGAAGCGGCCCGTTTGGCAATTTCCCGGGCATTGATTAAATCAAATCAAGATTTGAAAAAAGTTTTGAAAGCCCGGGGTTTGTTAACTCGAGACTCTCGAGTGAAAGAAAGAAAAAAGCCCGGCTTGAAAAAAGCCCGTCGCGCCCCCCAGTGGAGGAAAAGATAACTGCTTATCGTTTTCTCCGGTTCTGAGCAAATTAGCATAGGCAAAGGAGAACAGTTCTCCTTTGTGGAGGTTATCTTTAAATTATATATAGCAATAATCAAGAAGAAAACTTGGCCCAAAGAGTTTAATCTTATTAAACGGGGCAAGAAAAAATTTGAGTTAAGATTAGCTGATTTTAAGATTAAAGCCAACGACACTTTGGTTTTGGAAGAGTATAACCCAAAAACCAAATCTTATTCCGGCAGGAAAATTAGGCGAAAGGCTAAATTTGTTTATAAGTTTGACCTTGATCAGTTTGGCCAAAAACAAGAAATCGAGAAAAACGGCTTTTATATAATTCAGATTTAAAACAGCGCCAAGTATAAAATCTTTTTTGGAATAAAAAACAACTCTTGTTTGTAGTAGTTTGGAAATTTAAGATACGACTATCTTAATGATTGACAAGATAGTCGTAGGCTGTGATGAGGGAATGGCGGTTTTGTAAGAATAAGCGTTTTTTAATTAAAAGGATGAAAAAACTTTACCAGATTAAAATTTTTGGCCGGGTTCAGGGAGTTGGTTTCAGGTATTTTTTGCTTGAACAAGCAGATAAACTGAATATTTCTGGCTTGGCAATGAATTTATCTGATGGTTCGGTTTATACTGAAGCAGAAGGCGAACCGGAAAATTTAAAAAAATTTCTTGAACAGTGCCGAACCGGTCCAATTTTAGCAAAAGTAGAGAAAATAGAGATTAAAGAAGCTGGGATAAAAAACTTTTCTGAATTCCAGATCAAATAAGCCAATAAAGGAGAACTGTTCTCCTTTACCGTCTAACATTGATATTT
This genomic window from Patescibacteria group bacterium contains:
- a CDS encoding acylphosphatase; translation: MKKLYQIKIFGRVQGVGFRYFLLEQADKLNISGLAMNLSDGSVYTEAEGEPENLKKFLEQCRTGPILAKVEKIEIKEAGIKNFSEFQIK
- the rpsI gene encoding 30S ribosomal protein S9, which translates into the protein MAEKKTTAKKSVQKEKSGGVAAKKKTVKPEKYSRALGRRKSATAVAKLYQNKKEIIFNGKNIADYFPVLEFQQIVQEPLKVADQLGKVGLEITSKGGGMRGQAEAARLAISRALIKSNQDLKKVLKARGLLTRDSRVKERKKPGLKKARRAPQWRKR
- a CDS encoding DUF3850 domain-containing protein, whose amino-acid sequence is MEVIFKLYIAIIKKKTWPKEFNLIKRGKKKFELRLADFKIKANDTLVLEEYNPKTKSYSGRKIRRKAKFVYKFDLDQFGQKQEIEKNGFYIIQI